One Curtobacterium sp. MCLR17_032 genomic window carries:
- a CDS encoding MDR family MFS transporter — translation MTQTATAPAAPTTSSNVVMNHRQILLVIYGLMAGMFLGALDQTIVGTAIRTIGDDLHGLDQQAWVTTGYLIASTITTPIYGKLSDLFGRRPLFITAIAIFILGSLAASFSTSMLMLAGFRALQGLGAGGLMSLPLAIMGDMLAPRERAKYQGYFLAVFGISSVIGPLVGGVFAGANELLFISGWRWVFLINVPIGIIALFMVLTFLHLPKYGERRKPRIDWWGASLVIVTLVPLLLIAEQGREWGWGSPGALACYGVGALGLIAFVIVERAMGDDAILPLKLFSSHVFSMAAVLSVLIGFGMFGAMLTIPLYLQIVKGVTPTESGFAMLPMVLGLMISSIASGQIVSRTGKYRIFPVTGTAFTAVGYTVLTFLTADRPLWFLMTGMFLIGLGLGQLMQTLTLAAQNSVSPRDIGVATSAATFFRQIGGTMGTAVLLSVLFSLMPTNITGALQNESDLKSALNAALNPAVANAEANKGVMNQIWDPIVTPIKKNVQDGLDQGAVQAKQAADQAVTKQVTAAVQQQVDAGTIPAAAADTVIAQQVADAKGDAEQKALQTAAAKVGADVVDGTLQVDYSNASQRSNIVDTVAPKLVDQLRDGKGGTSTSTSSTNDTSFLNGSDKRLSRPFLVGFSDSAVTVYWVGLAVILLAFVLTWFFKVPPLRKTSALQEQADAARKTADDDRLTVDAQQAAAGSGSLVSPDTGSMSIVPTSPDVPAQPRSARSAGGSTVSVLPTTTTSATSTTSATSTDDTRAPLPHASTHGAHSSSTPVDEPPAATGAIRTQHGAHAAGDTEPPADEHPHGRHTAG, via the coding sequence ATGACACAGACCGCGACCGCACCCGCGGCCCCCACGACGTCGTCGAACGTCGTGATGAACCACCGCCAGATCCTGCTCGTGATCTACGGCCTGATGGCCGGTATGTTCCTGGGCGCCCTCGACCAGACGATCGTGGGCACGGCGATCCGGACCATCGGCGACGACCTGCACGGTCTCGACCAGCAGGCGTGGGTCACCACCGGGTACCTCATCGCCTCGACGATCACGACGCCCATCTACGGCAAGCTGTCCGACCTCTTCGGTCGACGCCCGCTGTTCATCACGGCGATCGCGATCTTCATCCTCGGCTCGCTCGCCGCGTCGTTCTCGACGTCGATGCTCATGCTCGCCGGGTTCCGTGCCCTGCAGGGTCTCGGCGCGGGTGGCCTGATGTCCCTGCCGCTCGCGATCATGGGCGACATGCTCGCGCCGCGTGAGCGTGCCAAGTACCAGGGCTACTTCCTGGCCGTGTTCGGCATCTCGTCCGTCATCGGCCCGCTCGTCGGCGGTGTCTTCGCCGGCGCGAACGAGCTCCTCTTCATCTCCGGATGGCGCTGGGTCTTCCTGATCAACGTCCCGATCGGCATCATCGCGCTGTTCATGGTGCTGACCTTCCTGCACCTGCCGAAGTACGGCGAGCGCCGCAAGCCCCGCATCGACTGGTGGGGGGCGTCCCTCGTCATCGTGACGCTCGTGCCGCTGCTCCTCATCGCCGAGCAGGGTCGTGAGTGGGGTTGGGGCTCCCCCGGTGCCCTGGCCTGCTACGGGGTGGGTGCGCTCGGGCTGATCGCGTTCGTCATCGTCGAGCGGGCGATGGGCGACGACGCGATCCTGCCGCTGAAGCTCTTCAGCTCGCACGTGTTCTCGATGGCGGCCGTACTGTCGGTGCTCATCGGCTTCGGCATGTTCGGCGCGATGCTGACCATCCCGCTGTACCTGCAGATCGTCAAGGGCGTGACGCCGACCGAGTCCGGGTTCGCGATGCTCCCGATGGTCCTCGGCCTGATGATCTCGTCGATCGCGTCCGGTCAGATCGTGTCCCGCACCGGCAAGTACCGGATCTTCCCGGTCACCGGTACGGCCTTCACCGCCGTCGGTTACACGGTCCTGACCTTCCTCACTGCGGACCGCCCGCTCTGGTTCCTGATGACCGGCATGTTCCTCATCGGTCTCGGCCTCGGTCAGCTCATGCAGACGCTGACCCTCGCCGCGCAGAACTCCGTCTCGCCGCGGGACATCGGCGTCGCCACCAGTGCCGCCACGTTCTTCCGCCAGATCGGCGGCACGATGGGCACCGCGGTGCTGCTGTCGGTGCTGTTCAGCCTGATGCCGACGAACATCACCGGTGCGCTGCAGAACGAGTCCGACCTGAAGAGCGCCCTGAACGCCGCCTTGAACCCCGCGGTGGCGAACGCCGAGGCGAACAAGGGCGTGATGAACCAGATCTGGGACCCGATCGTCACCCCGATCAAGAAGAACGTCCAGGACGGCCTCGACCAGGGTGCCGTGCAGGCGAAGCAGGCAGCCGACCAGGCCGTGACGAAGCAGGTGACCGCCGCCGTGCAGCAGCAGGTCGACGCGGGCACCATCCCCGCCGCGGCCGCCGACACGGTCATCGCCCAGCAGGTCGCCGACGCGAAGGGCGACGCCGAGCAGAAGGCACTGCAGACCGCGGCCGCCAAGGTCGGGGCGGACGTCGTCGACGGCACCCTGCAGGTCGACTACTCGAACGCCTCGCAGCGCAGCAACATCGTCGACACGGTCGCACCGAAGCTCGTCGACCAGCTGCGTGACGGCAAGGGCGGCACCTCGACGAGCACGTCGTCCACCAACGACACGTCGTTCCTCAACGGTTCCGACAAGCGTCTGAGCCGTCCGTTCCTGGTCGGGTTCAGCGACTCGGCGGTCACGGTCTACTGGGTCGGCCTCGCGGTCATCCTGCTGGCATTCGTCCTCACCTGGTTCTTCAAGGTGCCGCCGCTCCGCAAGACCTCGGCGCTGCAGGAGCAGGCCGACGCCGCGCGGAAGACCGCCGACGACGACCGTCTGACCGTCGACGCCCAGCAGGCAGCGGCCGGCTCCGGCTCGCTCGTCTCGCCGGACACCGGGTCGATGTCGATCGTGCCGACCTCGCCGGACGTGCCCGCGCAGCCGCGCTCGGCCCGATCGGCTGGTGGCTCGACGGTCTCGGTCCTGCCGACGACGACCACGAGTGCGACGTCGACCACCAGCGCGACGTCGACGGACGACACCCGGGCACCCCTGCCCCACGCGTCCACCCACGGAGCGCACTCGTCGTCGACACCGGTGGACGAGCCTCCCGCGGCGACCGGTGCGATCCGGACGCAGCACGGCGCCCACGCCGCCGGCGACACCGAACCGCCGGCCGACGAGCACCCGCACGGTCGGCACACGGCCGGTTAG
- the pgm gene encoding phosphoglucomutase (alpha-D-glucose-1,6-bisphosphate-dependent), whose amino-acid sequence MSDRAGTPATADDLVDLDALTAAYYDRVPDVTNPEQKVVFGTSGHRGSSLDSAFNDTHIAAITQAIVEYRTAQGTDGPLFIGRDTHALSGPAERTALEVLAANGVHVLADADNGYVPTPALSHAIIAYNTAGHDDTADGIVITPSHNPPRDGGFKYNPPHGGPADSDATSWIADRANAIIAGGNAEVRRAEHATHDGYDFLHNYVADLENIIDIAAIKRAGVKIGADPLGGASLPYWNLIRDHYGLDLTVVNPDVDPTWSFMTLDWDGKIRMDPSSPSAMASVVARKDDFDVLTGNDADSDRHGIVTPDGGLMNPNHYLAVAIEYLYAHRPQWRDDAAIGKTLVSSSIIDRVAESLGRRLWEVPVGFKWFVPGLIDGSVAFGGEESAGASFLRMDGTAWTTDKDGIILALLASEIVAVTGKTPSQLYAELTERFGDPVYQRVDAAASKEQKARLSKLDGDAITAETLAGDPITAKLSKAPGNDAAVGGVKVVTDKAWFAARPSGTEDVYKIYAESFVGQEHLEQVQREAKEIVDAALGS is encoded by the coding sequence ATGAGCGACCGTGCCGGAACCCCAGCGACCGCAGACGACCTCGTCGACCTCGATGCGCTCACCGCGGCGTACTACGACCGGGTCCCGGACGTCACGAACCCCGAGCAGAAGGTCGTGTTCGGCACCTCGGGGCACCGCGGCTCCTCGCTCGACAGTGCGTTCAACGACACGCACATCGCCGCCATCACGCAGGCGATCGTGGAGTACCGCACCGCGCAGGGCACCGACGGCCCGCTCTTCATCGGCCGCGACACCCACGCGCTGTCCGGACCGGCCGAACGCACCGCGCTCGAGGTCCTGGCCGCCAACGGCGTGCACGTCCTCGCCGACGCCGACAACGGGTACGTCCCGACGCCGGCGCTGAGCCACGCGATCATCGCCTACAACACGGCCGGACACGACGACACCGCCGACGGAATCGTCATCACCCCGAGCCACAACCCGCCCCGCGACGGCGGCTTCAAGTACAACCCCCCGCACGGCGGCCCCGCCGACAGTGACGCCACCTCGTGGATCGCCGACCGTGCCAACGCGATCATCGCCGGCGGCAACGCCGAGGTGCGGCGCGCCGAACACGCCACCCACGACGGCTACGACTTCCTGCACAACTACGTCGCCGACCTCGAGAACATCATCGACATCGCCGCGATCAAGCGCGCCGGCGTGAAGATCGGCGCCGACCCGCTCGGTGGCGCCTCGCTGCCGTACTGGAACCTCATCCGCGACCACTACGGCCTGGACCTCACCGTCGTGAACCCGGACGTCGACCCGACCTGGTCGTTCATGACGCTCGACTGGGACGGCAAGATCCGGATGGACCCGTCGAGCCCCTCGGCGATGGCGTCGGTCGTGGCCCGCAAGGACGACTTCGACGTCCTGACGGGCAACGACGCCGACTCCGACCGGCACGGCATCGTCACGCCCGACGGCGGTCTGATGAACCCGAACCACTACCTCGCCGTCGCGATCGAGTACCTCTACGCGCACCGTCCGCAGTGGCGCGACGACGCCGCGATCGGCAAGACCCTGGTGTCGTCGAGCATCATCGACCGCGTCGCCGAGTCCCTGGGCCGTCGTCTGTGGGAGGTCCCGGTCGGCTTCAAGTGGTTCGTCCCCGGGCTGATCGACGGCTCGGTGGCCTTCGGCGGTGAAGAGTCCGCGGGTGCGTCGTTCCTGCGCATGGACGGCACCGCGTGGACGACCGACAAGGACGGCATCATCCTGGCGCTCCTGGCGTCCGAGATCGTCGCCGTCACGGGCAAGACGCCGTCGCAGCTGTACGCCGAACTCACCGAGCGCTTCGGCGACCCGGTGTACCAGCGCGTCGACGCCGCCGCCAGCAAGGAGCAGAAGGCCCGCCTGTCCAAGCTCGACGGCGACGCCATCACCGCCGAGACCCTGGCGGGCGACCCGATCACCGCGAAGCTGTCGAAGGCGCCGGGCAACGACGCCGCCGTCGGTGGTGTCAAGGTCGTCACGGACAAGGCCTGGTTCGCCGCTCGCCCCTCCGGTACCGAGGACGTCTACAAGATCTACGCCGAGAGCTTCGTCGGGCAGGAGCACCTCGAGCAGGTCCAGCGCGAAGCCAAGGAGATCGTCGACGCCGCCCTCGGGTCCTGA
- a CDS encoding class I SAM-dependent methyltransferase — MTDTTSTLQAFGAGGDEPYARALRSDGRLRLTDAERPGEVVTMDVGRWSAAADRVDRSLLEGADGPVIDLGCGPGRMLVAALRMGLPALGVDVSAEAVAIATRSGGRAVQGSVFEPVPDEGHWDTALIIDGNIGIGGDPVALLARAAEIVRDGGRVVVETNRDADADRTYVATVTDADGHASSAFPWAEVGLTALHAHATTAGLTARQSWTDGGRHFCELIA; from the coding sequence ATGACCGACACGACGAGCACCCTGCAGGCCTTCGGGGCCGGCGGCGACGAACCGTACGCACGGGCCCTGCGCTCGGACGGCCGACTCCGTCTCACTGACGCCGAGCGTCCGGGCGAGGTCGTCACGATGGACGTCGGACGCTGGAGCGCGGCGGCGGACCGGGTCGACCGGTCCCTGCTCGAGGGCGCCGACGGTCCGGTCATCGACCTCGGCTGCGGGCCGGGGCGCATGCTCGTCGCGGCACTGCGGATGGGGCTGCCGGCACTCGGTGTCGACGTCTCGGCCGAAGCGGTCGCGATCGCCACCCGCTCCGGCGGTCGGGCGGTCCAGGGATCGGTCTTCGAGCCGGTTCCGGACGAGGGCCACTGGGACACCGCGCTCATCATCGACGGCAACATCGGCATCGGCGGCGACCCGGTCGCCTTGCTCGCCCGTGCTGCCGAGATCGTCCGGGACGGCGGCCGTGTCGTCGTCGAGACGAACCGCGACGCCGACGCCGACCGCACCTACGTCGCCACCGTGACGGACGCCGACGGCCACGCGAGCTCCGCGTTCCCGTGGGCCGAGGTCGGGCTCACTGCACTGCATGCCCACGCCACCACGGCCGGGCTCACCGCCCGGCAGAGCTGGACCGACGGCGGCCGGCACTTCTGCGAGCTCATCGCCTGA
- a CDS encoding DUF2064 domain-containing protein, protein MTGITVAVVAKECLPGKVKTRLTPALTPEGAARVAAASLADTLATVSALPAARRVLFYDGDVLPDGADGFDVLHQPGGGLDERLGFLFDTVQEPLLLVGMDTPQVSVDALAPVFDSAERDAWFGPAEDGGFWSLFMREPTGDLIRGVPMSQDDTGAVQLERLRTAGLDTGLLTELLDVDTLPDAERVAALAPTTRFAAALADETTTTTGGVR, encoded by the coding sequence GTGACCGGCATCACGGTGGCCGTCGTCGCCAAGGAGTGCCTGCCCGGCAAGGTGAAGACACGCCTGACCCCGGCCCTGACCCCTGAGGGTGCTGCCAGGGTCGCCGCCGCCAGCCTCGCGGACACGCTCGCCACGGTGTCGGCGCTGCCGGCAGCACGCCGGGTCCTCTTCTACGACGGCGACGTCCTGCCCGACGGCGCGGACGGCTTCGACGTCCTGCACCAGCCCGGCGGCGGACTCGACGAGCGCCTGGGCTTCCTGTTCGACACCGTGCAGGAGCCCCTGCTGCTGGTCGGCATGGACACCCCGCAGGTCTCGGTCGACGCCCTCGCCCCCGTGTTCGACAGCGCCGAGCGTGACGCGTGGTTCGGTCCGGCGGAAGACGGCGGCTTCTGGTCGCTGTTCATGCGCGAGCCGACCGGCGACCTGATCCGTGGCGTCCCGATGTCGCAGGACGACACCGGGGCCGTGCAACTCGAACGCTTGCGGACCGCCGGGCTGGACACGGGCCTCCTGACCGAACTGCTCGACGTCGACACGCTGCCGGACGCCGAGCGCGTCGCAGCCCTCGCCCCCACCACACGGTTCGCGGCGGCCCTGGCCGACGAGACCACGACGACCACCGGAGGTGTCCGATGA
- a CDS encoding glycosyltransferase family 2 protein: MSVDVILPCLDEADALPSVIGRLPEGYRAVVVDNGSTDGSADVARAHGALVVTEPVRGFGSACAAGVAAATADYVAFCDADASMDPAELPALVQRVADGRVDLALGRRVPTSRGAWAPHARFANRVLAVLMRRATGYRLTDLGPMRVMRREDLVALDLRDRRSGYPLEMVLAAHAAGWRVDESDIGYAQRIGDSKVTGTLRGTVNAVKDMSRLLRAYRREARTRTVAPVSVRQRVAATSAAAEPTTAEVRS, translated from the coding sequence ATGAGCGTCGACGTGATCCTCCCCTGCCTCGACGAGGCGGACGCGCTGCCGTCCGTCATCGGCCGCCTGCCCGAGGGGTACCGGGCCGTGGTCGTCGACAACGGCTCCACCGACGGTTCGGCCGACGTCGCCCGTGCGCACGGCGCCCTCGTGGTCACCGAGCCGGTCCGCGGCTTCGGGTCGGCCTGTGCCGCCGGTGTCGCCGCCGCGACCGCGGACTACGTGGCCTTCTGCGACGCCGACGCGTCGATGGACCCGGCCGAGCTCCCCGCCCTCGTCCAGCGTGTCGCGGACGGCCGGGTCGACCTGGCCCTCGGCCGCCGCGTCCCCACCAGCCGCGGGGCCTGGGCACCGCACGCACGCTTCGCGAACCGCGTCCTCGCCGTCCTGATGCGCCGCGCGACCGGCTACCGCCTGACCGACCTCGGCCCGATGCGCGTGATGCGTCGCGAGGACCTCGTCGCCCTCGACCTCCGCGACCGCCGCAGCGGCTACCCGCTCGAGATGGTCCTCGCTGCACACGCCGCCGGCTGGCGCGTCGACGAGTCGGACATCGGCTACGCGCAGCGCATCGGCGACAGCAAGGTCACCGGCACGCTCCGCGGCACCGTCAACGCCGTCAAGGACATGTCACGTCTGCTCCGCGCCTACCGACGGGAGGCCCGCACCCGGACCGTCGCGCCCGTGTCGGTCCGCCAGCGGGTCGCCGCCACCTCCGCGGCTGCGGAACCCACCACCGCCGAGGTGCGCTCGTGA
- a CDS encoding NAD-dependent epimerase/dehydratase family protein yields MTRLLVTGGAGFIGSTIVRQALAAGYEVRVLDSLRTDVHGDPEAVVTAHRTAGIELVHGDVRDRVALDAALHEVDVVCHQAAKVGLGVDFQDAPDYVSSNDAGTAHVLAAMDRLDLGRLVVASSMVVYGEGAYTTADGEPLRPPARRREDLDAGQFDPIGPDGRPLLPGLIDESAALDPRNVYAQTKVAQEQLASSWTRATGGRAVALRYHNVYGPGMPANTPYAGVASLFRSALARGEAPRVFEDGAQRRDFVHVDDVAGANIAAIAATESAPAESFRAFNVGSGTVHTIGEMAAAIAGPDGPQPVVTGEYRLGDVRHVTASSARIADELGWHAQVDFTAGMRDFATAPLRAAVR; encoded by the coding sequence GTGACCCGCCTGCTCGTCACCGGCGGCGCCGGGTTCATCGGCTCGACGATCGTCCGGCAGGCCCTGGCCGCCGGGTACGAGGTCCGCGTCCTCGACTCCCTGCGCACCGACGTGCACGGCGATCCGGAGGCCGTGGTCACCGCCCACCGCACCGCCGGCATCGAGCTGGTGCACGGCGACGTCCGCGACCGGGTGGCGCTCGACGCCGCGCTGCACGAGGTCGACGTGGTCTGCCACCAGGCAGCGAAGGTCGGGCTCGGCGTCGACTTCCAGGACGCGCCCGACTACGTGTCGAGCAACGACGCCGGCACCGCGCACGTGCTGGCCGCGATGGACCGGCTGGACCTCGGCCGCCTCGTGGTCGCCAGCTCGATGGTCGTCTACGGCGAGGGCGCGTACACGACCGCGGACGGCGAGCCGCTGCGCCCGCCGGCCCGCCGCCGCGAGGACCTGGACGCCGGGCAGTTCGACCCGATCGGCCCCGACGGCCGCCCGCTGCTGCCGGGCCTGATCGACGAGTCGGCAGCCCTCGACCCGCGGAACGTCTACGCCCAGACGAAGGTCGCGCAGGAGCAGCTGGCCTCGTCGTGGACCCGCGCCACCGGAGGTCGCGCGGTCGCGCTCCGCTACCACAACGTCTACGGTCCGGGCATGCCGGCGAACACGCCCTACGCGGGCGTCGCGTCGCTGTTCCGCTCGGCCCTGGCCCGCGGCGAGGCCCCCCGGGTCTTCGAGGACGGCGCGCAACGTCGCGACTTCGTGCACGTCGACGACGTCGCGGGCGCGAACATCGCGGCGATCGCCGCGACCGAGTCCGCCCCGGCCGAGTCGTTCCGGGCGTTCAACGTCGGTTCCGGCACGGTCCACACGATCGGCGAGATGGCGGCCGCGATCGCCGGTCCGGACGGCCCGCAGCCGGTCGTCACGGGTGAGTACCGCCTGGGCGACGTCCGCCACGTCACCGCGTCCTCGGCCCGCATCGCCGACGAGCTCGGCTGGCACGCGCAGGTCGACTTCACCGCGGGCATGCGCGACTTCGCGACGGCCCCGCTCCGCGCCGCGGTGCGCTGA
- a CDS encoding MTAP family purine nucleoside phosphorylase → MDNEKTATIGVIGGSGLYELFEPGTADEIDVPTPFGATSSPISVGTMSGRRVAFLTRHGRAHSVAPHRIEHRANLWALRSLGVRAVVSSSAVGGLHPDYAPGTFVVTDQLIDRTWGRADTYFEDEVQHLSFADPFDPVLRRAAIDAIAALDVPFRPTGTCVVIQGPRFSSRAESVWMREAGGHTINMTMSPEVPLAAELGIGTVNLSFVTDADAGLAPATDETTSTSTGTGSTESTASTDAPVTHQAVMDRLARANEVIVRAIGSIVAAIPDDYAPRELVPASASARVLELRP, encoded by the coding sequence GTGGACAACGAGAAGACGGCAACGATCGGTGTGATCGGTGGATCCGGCCTGTACGAGCTGTTCGAGCCCGGCACCGCCGACGAGATCGACGTCCCGACGCCCTTCGGTGCGACCTCGAGCCCGATCAGCGTCGGCACGATGTCCGGCCGCCGGGTCGCGTTCCTGACGCGCCACGGCCGCGCGCACTCGGTCGCCCCGCACCGCATCGAGCACCGCGCGAACCTCTGGGCGCTGCGCTCACTCGGCGTCCGGGCCGTGGTGTCCTCGAGCGCCGTCGGCGGCCTCCACCCCGACTATGCTCCCGGCACCTTCGTGGTGACGGACCAGCTGATCGACCGGACATGGGGCCGCGCCGACACGTACTTCGAGGACGAGGTGCAGCACCTCTCCTTCGCCGATCCGTTCGACCCGGTGCTCCGTCGTGCGGCGATCGACGCGATCGCCGCCCTGGACGTGCCGTTCCGCCCGACCGGAACGTGCGTCGTCATCCAGGGTCCGCGGTTCTCGAGCCGCGCCGAGTCGGTGTGGATGCGCGAGGCCGGCGGCCACACGATCAACATGACGATGTCGCCCGAGGTCCCGCTGGCCGCCGAGCTCGGCATCGGCACGGTCAACCTGTCGTTCGTCACCGACGCCGACGCGGGCCTGGCCCCGGCCACGGACGAGACCACCAGCACCAGCACCGGCACCGGCAGCACCGAGAGCACCGCCAGCACCGACGCCCCGGTCACCCACCAGGCCGTGATGGACCGCCTGGCCCGCGCGAACGAGGTGATCGTCCGCGCGATCGGCTCGATCGTGGCCGCGATCCCCGACGACTACGCCCCGCGTGAGCTCGTGCCGGCGAGCGCCTCCGCCCGCGTGCTGGAGCTCCGCCCGTGA
- the glp gene encoding gephyrin-like molybdotransferase Glp, translating to MRTIGQHREAVQALVEPALPGGRGDAESVPVVDLAVASGAGRGYRVLAASVPAPTPLPAFDNSQMDGFAVRAADAGTTLRVVAPIPAGLVPPPLEPGTAAPIMTGARIPDGADAVFPVESTPAGAFPAALDAEVVPVPDDLVAGTFVRVAGSDLRAGSAIARAGQAVTPAVLGALAGAGVATVDVFRRPRVLVVSTGSELLDDGGAAAAGDLRAGAAIGDANGVALSAALAEVGVETRRVRVPDDAERFVGALDQAVGEWADLVLTTGGISAGAYEVVRQALEPRGLQVTPVAMQPGGPQALGSVTIAGRSVPVVAFPGNPVSALVSFEVFLRPVLARAAGLPEGRPSADLPSADAATSPAGKHQVRRGTIVDGRVQFVGGPSSHLLWHYAEATHLVHVPVGTSQVDPGDVLTVWSIR from the coding sequence GTGCGAACGATCGGTCAGCACCGGGAAGCAGTCCAGGCGCTCGTCGAGCCGGCCCTGCCGGGTGGGCGGGGAGACGCCGAGTCAGTGCCGGTCGTCGACCTGGCCGTGGCGTCCGGCGCCGGACGCGGGTACCGGGTGCTCGCGGCCTCCGTGCCCGCACCGACCCCGCTGCCCGCGTTCGACAACAGCCAGATGGACGGGTTCGCCGTCCGCGCTGCCGACGCCGGTACCACCCTGCGCGTCGTCGCTCCGATCCCCGCTGGCCTCGTGCCCCCACCCCTCGAGCCGGGTACCGCAGCCCCGATCATGACCGGGGCGCGGATCCCGGACGGTGCCGATGCCGTCTTCCCCGTGGAGTCGACCCCCGCCGGTGCCTTCCCCGCCGCGCTCGACGCCGAGGTCGTGCCGGTGCCGGACGACCTGGTCGCGGGCACGTTCGTCCGCGTCGCAGGTTCGGACCTCCGCGCCGGGTCGGCCATCGCCCGCGCCGGACAGGCCGTCACCCCCGCCGTCCTGGGCGCCCTCGCCGGGGCGGGGGTCGCCACCGTCGACGTGTTCCGTCGTCCGCGGGTGCTCGTCGTGTCGACCGGCAGCGAACTGCTCGACGACGGCGGTGCCGCCGCGGCCGGTGACCTCCGCGCCGGGGCGGCCATCGGCGACGCGAACGGTGTCGCACTGTCCGCCGCGCTCGCCGAGGTCGGCGTCGAGACCCGTCGCGTCCGGGTGCCCGACGACGCCGAACGGTTCGTCGGCGCGCTCGACCAGGCCGTGGGGGAGTGGGCGGACCTCGTCCTCACCACGGGCGGCATCAGCGCCGGGGCGTACGAGGTGGTCCGCCAGGCGCTCGAGCCCCGGGGGCTCCAGGTGACACCGGTCGCGATGCAGCCGGGCGGTCCGCAGGCCCTCGGCAGCGTGACGATCGCCGGTCGGTCGGTGCCCGTCGTCGCCTTCCCGGGCAACCCCGTCTCGGCGCTGGTGTCGTTCGAGGTGTTCCTACGCCCGGTGCTCGCCCGCGCCGCCGGACTGCCCGAGGGTCGTCCGAGTGCCGACCTGCCGAGTGCCGACGCCGCGACCTCGCCCGCAGGCAAGCACCAGGTCCGGCGCGGGACCATCGTGGACGGCCGTGTGCAGTTCGTCGGCGGGCCGAGCTCGCACCTGCTCTGGCACTACGCGGAAGCCACGCACCTCGTCCACGTCCCGGTCGGCACCAGCCAGGTCGACCCGGGCGACGTCCTGACCGTCTGGAGCATCCGATGA
- the moaC gene encoding cyclic pyranopterin monophosphate synthase MoaC — protein sequence MTDLSHVRADGSAHMVDVSDKDVTARSATATATLVTRPDVVARILDGSLPKGEVIGTARIAAIMAVKKTADLIPLCHPLPIAGVEVDITGVEDRVVVHVSVRTTSRTGVEMEALTGASVAALTVYDMVKAVDRAASITDVRVLEKHGGRSGDWIAS from the coding sequence ATGACCGACCTGTCCCACGTCCGCGCCGACGGCAGCGCGCACATGGTGGACGTCTCCGACAAGGACGTCACCGCACGCTCCGCCACCGCGACCGCGACGCTCGTCACCCGACCGGACGTCGTCGCCCGGATCCTCGACGGCTCGCTGCCCAAGGGCGAGGTGATCGGCACCGCCCGCATCGCGGCGATCATGGCGGTGAAGAAGACCGCCGACCTCATCCCGCTCTGCCACCCGCTGCCGATCGCCGGGGTCGAGGTCGACATCACCGGCGTCGAGGACCGCGTCGTCGTCCACGTGTCCGTCCGCACGACTTCACGCACCGGCGTCGAGATGGAGGCCCTGACCGGCGCCAGCGTCGCCGCCCTCACCGTGTACGACATGGTCAAGGCCGTCGACCGCGCGGCGTCGATCACGGACGTCCGCGTCCTCGAGAAGCACGGCGGACGTTCCGGTGACTGGATCGCGTCGTGA
- a CDS encoding molybdopterin-binding protein, translated as MTLDTPDRGRAAVLVVSTSAATDPALDRTGPVIAEWLRTRGFTVGDPAIVPDGGPVADTLTAAVSGGARVVITTGGTGVTPTDRTPEAVAPLLDLELPGIVEEIRRRGLAGAGPTALLSRGVAGVVGGQAFVVTLPGSRGGVADGLAVLDGLLDHLLAQLHGDGHAPRSAS; from the coding sequence GTGACCCTCGACACCCCGGACCGCGGTCGCGCCGCCGTCCTCGTGGTCTCCACCTCGGCCGCCACCGACCCCGCGCTCGACCGCACCGGACCCGTCATCGCCGAGTGGCTCCGCACCCGCGGGTTCACCGTCGGCGACCCGGCGATCGTCCCCGACGGCGGCCCCGTCGCCGACACCCTCACCGCAGCCGTCAGCGGTGGTGCCCGCGTCGTCATCACCACGGGCGGCACCGGCGTCACCCCGACCGACCGCACCCCCGAAGCCGTCGCGCCGCTGCTCGACCTGGAACTCCCCGGCATCGTCGAGGAGATCCGCCGCCGCGGTCTGGCCGGTGCCGGACCCACGGCACTCCTCAGCCGCGGAGTCGCCGGGGTCGTCGGCGGTCAGGCGTTCGTCGTCACGCTGCCCGGGTCCCGCGGCGGAGTCGCCGACGGGCTGGCCGTGCTCGACGGGCTCCTCGACCACCTGCTCGCCCAACTGCACGGCGACGGGCACGCCCCGCGGAGCGCCTCGTGA